A single genomic interval of Neosynechococcus sphagnicola sy1 harbors:
- a CDS encoding proteasome-type protease, which yields MTYCLGIITQSGLVMAADSRTNAGVDHISTYLKLFDFSQSEERVLLICTAGNLSITQAVIAALQRDLKLPDGINLHNLPTLYEVARYIGGKLRSMEEQDRPWLQKDGIDFQCNLLLGGQIKGEEAGLYLIYSQGNCIQATRETPFLQVGETKYGKPILDRTLNYETPLAAAAKCALLSIDSTMKSNISVAPPINLVMYEANTFQVQHSLRLPVGDPYLVQIRKYWETSLKVAFEGMPEIDWHPQATNPKG from the coding sequence ATGACCTACTGTCTGGGAATTATTACCCAATCTGGCCTCGTGATGGCTGCTGATTCCCGCACCAATGCTGGCGTGGATCATATTTCGACCTATTTGAAGTTGTTTGACTTTTCCCAATCAGAGGAGCGAGTGCTCTTGATTTGCACTGCTGGCAACCTGTCGATTACCCAGGCTGTGATCGCCGCCTTGCAGCGGGATTTAAAGCTGCCAGATGGTATTAATTTGCATAACTTGCCGACCCTGTACGAGGTCGCTCGCTACATCGGCGGTAAACTGCGATCGATGGAGGAACAGGATCGCCCCTGGCTGCAAAAAGATGGCATTGACTTTCAGTGCAACCTCCTCCTGGGGGGTCAGATTAAAGGAGAAGAAGCCGGTCTGTACCTGATCTATAGCCAAGGCAACTGCATCCAAGCCACCCGAGAAACGCCCTTTCTCCAAGTGGGGGAAACAAAATATGGCAAGCCAATCCTGGATCGCACCTTGAACTATGAGACTCCTCTAGCTGCGGCGGCCAAGTGTGCCCTGCTCTCCATCGACTCGACAATGAAATCGAATATTTCTGTAGCTCCTCCGATCAACCTGGTGATGTATGAGGCCAACACCTTCCAGGTGCAGCACAGTCTGCGCCTACCCGTCGGTGACCCCTACCTAGTACAGATCCGTAAGTACTGGGAGACATCCCTCAAGGTAGCCTTTGAAGGCATGCCGGAGA